A window from Flavobacterium sp. 83 encodes these proteins:
- a CDS encoding RNA-binding domain-containing protein, translating into MKNNTQIQTKLQELLSHDYESEIVEFKEAKNQYDFDKLGKYFSALCNEANLKNQSSAWLVFGVKDKDKSIVGSQFRNSPADLHSLKAEIANHTTGRITFIEIYDVSTPHGRVILFEIPAAPKGFPIAWKGHYYGRDGEEINALNTEEYERIREQATTEDWSAVLVEEAGLEDLSPEAILKARASYKTKNPHLAEQIAEWDDMTFLNKAKVCIKGQITRTAILLLGKSESEHFINPATSKITWILKDRDNLEKDYAHFTCPLLLSTEGVYQKIRNLKYRYITDGTLFPEEVDQYDPYIIREALNNCIAHQDYTIGGKIIVVENEDGRLTFSNAGKFIPKSVEEVVVADAPEFRYRNKFLTEAMVNLNMIDTIGSGIKKMYLIQRRKFFPLPDYELVNDKVNVTITGKVMDINYARKLATVPDLSLEDIMALDKVSKNKSLKDEEIKRLKAKKLIEGRKPNFHISLNLAKATGEKGDYIKQRGIDDEYCQKIILDYIRKFGEGKKSDFEDILLAKLPDVLDEQQKYNKIKNNLQSLRKQGLIYPEGKNWKMSKT; encoded by the coding sequence ATGAAAAACAACACCCAAATACAAACCAAATTGCAAGAACTCCTTTCTCACGACTACGAGAGTGAAATCGTAGAGTTTAAGGAAGCCAAAAACCAGTATGATTTTGATAAACTGGGCAAGTATTTTTCGGCACTTTGCAATGAAGCCAACCTCAAAAACCAGTCATCTGCCTGGTTAGTCTTTGGTGTGAAGGACAAAGATAAAAGCATTGTAGGAAGTCAATTCAGGAATAGTCCCGCAGACTTACACAGTCTTAAAGCTGAGATTGCCAACCACACCACAGGTCGCATAACCTTTATAGAAATTTATGACGTTAGTACACCTCATGGGAGAGTAATATTATTTGAAATTCCTGCCGCTCCAAAAGGGTTTCCAATAGCTTGGAAAGGACATTATTACGGAAGAGACGGCGAAGAAATAAACGCCTTGAATACTGAAGAATACGAGCGTATCAGGGAACAAGCAACTACAGAAGACTGGAGCGCAGTACTTGTTGAAGAGGCAGGATTAGAAGATTTATCGCCCGAAGCGATACTAAAAGCAAGAGCCTCTTACAAAACTAAAAACCCTCATTTAGCAGAACAAATTGCAGAATGGGATGATATGACTTTCTTAAATAAAGCCAAAGTGTGTATCAAAGGTCAAATTACCAGAACGGCTATTCTTCTGCTTGGTAAATCAGAATCAGAACACTTTATCAATCCTGCTACTTCAAAAATCACTTGGATTCTTAAAGACCGGGATAATTTAGAAAAAGATTATGCTCATTTTACTTGTCCTCTTTTATTGAGTACAGAAGGAGTGTACCAAAAAATAAGAAATCTGAAATACCGATACATTACTGACGGAACATTATTTCCCGAAGAAGTAGACCAGTACGACCCTTATATCATTAGAGAAGCTTTGAACAACTGTATTGCGCATCAAGATTACACTATTGGTGGAAAAATCATTGTAGTGGAAAATGAAGACGGTCGTTTAACTTTTAGTAATGCCGGAAAGTTTATTCCAAAAAGTGTAGAAGAAGTTGTGGTAGCTGATGCTCCTGAGTTCCGCTACCGAAATAAATTTTTAACGGAAGCCATGGTAAATCTGAATATGATAGATACTATTGGTAGCGGTATTAAAAAAATGTATTTAATTCAAAGAAGAAAATTTTTCCCTTTACCCGATTATGAACTGGTTAATGACAAAGTCAATGTAACAATCACCGGTAAAGTAATGGATATTAATTACGCCCGTAAATTAGCGACTGTTCCAGATTTGAGTTTAGAAGACATTATGGCTCTGGATAAAGTTTCAAAAAACAAATCGTTGAAGGACGAAGAAATTAAAAGATTAAAGGCTAAAAAACTAATTGAGGGAAGAAAACCTAACTTTCACATTTCCCTTAATCTGGCAAAGGCTACAGGGGAAAAAGGAGATTATATCAAGCAACGAGGAATCGATGATGAGTATTGCCAGAAGATTATTCTTGATTATATCAGAAAGTTTGGAGAAGGTAAAAAATCCGATTTTGAAGATATCCTTTTAGCTAAACTTCCAGACGTTTTAGACGAACAACAGAAATACAATAAAATAAAAAATAATCTGCAAAGCCTTAGAAAACAAGGATTAATCTATCCCGAGGGTAAGAATTGGAAAATGTCTAAGACCTAA
- a CDS encoding restriction endonuclease subunit S yields MSKVKPYSNYSDFKQKWLGELPSHWHVMRTKLLFDLITEPAPVGNSEELLSVYTALGVKPRKELEARGNKASSTDNYWRVKKGDVIVNKLLAWMGAIGISEYDGVTSPAYDILRPKENVNPYFYNFLFRNPIASREFKRHSRGIMDMRLRLYFTRFGDIKLPLPPIEEQDKIVKFLKFKLTKIDRFIGKKKKLIKLLNEQKAVTINQAVTKGLDSTVKMKPSGIEWLGNIPENWDIRKLKSIVSTKITDGPHETPQFVENGIPFLSAEAVNSDGTLSFENKRAYISKELHTLYSNKCKPQFDDVFIVKSGSTTGKIGYVSVKCDFNIWSPLALVRTKKELISGEYAFRSLQAEYFQSQVKTSWSFGTQPNIGMGVLENLFIVIPGSFNEQAEILQFINDEASIINTTISTIEKEIALTQEYRTALIAEAVTGKIDVRAFVIPTVSEQEELYDEIEEELDMVAEDAESYENE; encoded by the coding sequence ATGAGCAAAGTAAAACCATATTCAAACTATTCTGATTTTAAACAGAAATGGCTTGGAGAGTTGCCTTCACATTGGCATGTCATGCGTACAAAATTATTATTTGATTTAATAACAGAACCTGCTCCAGTAGGTAACTCAGAGGAACTTCTTTCCGTTTACACAGCATTAGGAGTAAAACCAAGAAAAGAACTTGAAGCAAGAGGAAACAAAGCGTCTTCAACAGATAATTATTGGCGCGTAAAAAAAGGAGATGTTATTGTAAATAAACTCCTTGCTTGGATGGGTGCTATAGGCATTTCCGAATATGACGGTGTTACCAGTCCAGCTTATGACATTCTAAGGCCAAAAGAAAATGTTAACCCTTATTTCTACAATTTTTTATTTCGCAACCCTATCGCAAGTAGAGAGTTCAAGAGACACTCTAGAGGAATAATGGATATGCGATTGCGGTTGTATTTTACTCGCTTTGGAGACATAAAACTTCCACTACCACCTATTGAAGAACAGGATAAAATTGTTAAGTTTCTAAAATTTAAACTCACCAAAATTGACCGCTTTATCGGTAAGAAAAAGAAATTAATTAAACTTCTTAACGAACAAAAAGCTGTCACCATTAACCAAGCTGTTACAAAGGGTTTGGACTCCACTGTCAAAATGAAACCTTCAGGTATTGAATGGTTAGGTAATATTCCTGAGAATTGGGATATCAGGAAGTTAAAATCTATAGTTTCCACAAAGATTACAGATGGTCCCCATGAAACACCTCAATTTGTTGAAAATGGTATTCCTTTCCTTTCTGCTGAAGCAGTTAACTCGGATGGAACTTTGAGTTTTGAAAATAAAAGAGCTTACATATCAAAAGAACTTCATACATTATATTCAAATAAATGTAAACCTCAATTTGATGATGTTTTTATAGTTAAATCAGGCTCTACTACTGGAAAAATAGGATATGTTAGCGTAAAGTGTGATTTTAATATTTGGTCACCTCTGGCGTTGGTTAGAACTAAAAAGGAATTAATTTCAGGTGAATATGCTTTTAGATCTTTACAAGCTGAGTATTTTCAGTCACAAGTAAAAACGTCTTGGTCATTTGGCACTCAACCTAACATTGGCATGGGTGTACTTGAAAATTTATTTATTGTTATACCAGGCTCTTTTAATGAACAAGCAGAAATACTACAATTCATTAACGATGAAGCTTCAATTATTAATACAACTATCTCCACCATAGAAAAAGAAATTGCCTTAACACAAGAATATCGCACCGCTTTAATCGCAGAAGCAGTAACAGGAAAGATAGATGTGAGAGCGTTTGTAATCCCTACTGTTTCAGAACAAGAGGAATTGTATGATGAAATAGAAGAGGAATTAGATATGGTTGCAGAAGATGCAGAAAGCTATGAAAACGAATAA
- a CDS encoding class I SAM-dependent DNA methyltransferase: protein MSLNTQSLQPIINFIWSVADDVLINKYLENQYQDVILPMTVLRRLDLALEPSKEKVFKTYEDFKGKIDNLSGLLTSEQHGTGLAFYNTSQYTMKKLLADPKNINTNFLDYLNGFSENVQDIISKFKFRNQLETFENTGITFSLLEKFCNPKLELSPDKISPMAMGYMFEDLIRRFNEKTNAAAGRHFTPREIIELMTHLVYLPVKDKIQQGTYLVYDPCAGSGAMLTQSKLFATNPEGEIKSKATFHLYGQENTGEMYAVCKSDMLLKGEDPDKIKFGSTLSEYGFDPDLKFNFMLTNPPYGTSWKQDIDNLNVGAGKKVSIIDKRFNLPIKNFNGELEETCLTSRSNDGQLMFMLHMLAKMKDPKDGGSRIASVHNGSALFTGDAGSGESGIRQYILENDLLESVIQLPNDIFYNTGISTYLWIISNVKEEKRKGKVQLINASSKNFYERRNKNLGEKKVELKPDHILNIQNLYFDFEENDYSKIFDIADFGSFQIPVFQPMKDKDGNVLKDSKGKPKSDSSLKDVENIPMKEDVQSYFDKEVLPFIPDAWYETKGAKVSYEIPFNKYFYDFTALRGLDIISKDIIKLEEETDGLLKEIIE, encoded by the coding sequence ATGAGCTTAAATACACAAAGCCTTCAACCCATAATCAACTTTATCTGGTCAGTTGCCGATGATGTTTTAATCAACAAATACCTCGAAAACCAATACCAAGACGTAATTCTTCCAATGACTGTTTTAAGACGACTGGATTTGGCTTTAGAACCTTCTAAAGAAAAAGTTTTCAAAACCTATGAGGATTTCAAAGGTAAAATTGATAATCTTTCTGGTTTATTGACTAGTGAGCAACACGGTACAGGCTTAGCTTTTTACAATACCTCTCAGTACACCATGAAAAAGTTACTGGCTGATCCAAAGAACATCAACACTAACTTTCTGGATTATCTCAATGGATTTTCAGAAAACGTACAAGACATAATTAGTAAGTTTAAGTTTCGCAATCAGTTAGAAACTTTTGAAAACACAGGCATTACTTTTTCTCTTTTAGAGAAATTCTGTAATCCAAAATTAGAATTAAGTCCAGACAAAATTTCTCCTATGGCAATGGGGTATATGTTTGAGGATTTGATTAGAAGATTTAACGAGAAAACCAATGCAGCAGCAGGGCGACACTTTACGCCTAGAGAAATCATTGAGTTAATGACGCATTTAGTGTACTTGCCGGTAAAAGACAAAATACAACAGGGAACGTACTTAGTTTACGACCCTTGTGCAGGTTCAGGAGCGATGCTGACACAGTCTAAATTGTTTGCTACTAATCCTGAAGGTGAAATCAAATCAAAAGCCACTTTCCATTTATACGGACAAGAGAATACAGGTGAAATGTATGCAGTATGCAAATCAGATATGCTGTTGAAAGGAGAAGATCCTGATAAAATTAAGTTTGGTTCTACTTTGAGCGAATATGGCTTTGACCCTGATTTAAAGTTCAATTTCATGTTAACGAATCCACCTTATGGAACGAGTTGGAAACAAGACATTGATAATTTGAATGTTGGTGCAGGAAAAAAAGTATCAATTATTGATAAACGATTTAACCTACCCATTAAAAATTTTAATGGCGAACTGGAAGAAACGTGTTTGACCTCAAGAAGTAACGACGGACAGCTCATGTTTATGCTTCACATGCTCGCAAAAATGAAAGACCCAAAAGATGGTGGTAGCCGTATAGCCTCGGTTCATAATGGTTCTGCTTTGTTTACTGGAGATGCAGGAAGCGGAGAAAGTGGTATCCGTCAATACATATTAGAAAACGATTTGTTAGAATCTGTTATACAATTGCCTAACGACATTTTTTACAATACTGGTATATCCACTTACTTGTGGATTATTAGTAATGTAAAAGAAGAAAAACGTAAAGGAAAAGTACAATTGATTAACGCTTCGTCAAAGAATTTTTATGAAAGAAGAAATAAAAATTTAGGTGAAAAGAAAGTAGAGCTTAAACCTGACCACATCCTAAACATTCAAAATTTATATTTTGATTTTGAAGAAAATGACTACAGTAAAATCTTTGATATAGCTGACTTTGGTTCATTTCAAATTCCAGTTTTTCAACCAATGAAAGACAAAGACGGTAATGTTTTAAAAGACAGTAAGGGAAAACCAAAATCAGATTCAAGCTTAAAAGATGTAGAGAATATTCCAATGAAAGAAGATGTTCAAAGCTATTTTGATAAAGAGGTTCTCCCATTTATACCTGATGCTTGGTATGAAACCAAAGGTGCTAAAGTCAGTTATGAAATTCCCTTCAATAAATATTTTTATGATTTCACAGCCTTAAGAGGTTTAGACATTATAAGTAAAGATATTATAAAACTGGAAGAAGAAACTGATGGATTACTAAAAGAAATTATTGAATAA
- a CDS encoding NUMOD1 domain-containing DNA-binding protein, whose amino-acid sequence MKKEMKIIYKVTNQKTNQVYIGATTRSIEERKIDHEKKSQKKSGFYFHEAIATHGADAFKWEQIDTASSNDELASKEIRYILENNSLESGYNSDRGGGLKKTVYKYNLDGSLNSTFEDLTSAGKSINVRKQAISRACWNVNQTLGGYLWSYEYKEPFIPDPDNRKKQVIQYSLDGKVLACYESASEASRKTGISKTCITRCCRGESEQSRGFLWRYS is encoded by the coding sequence ATGAAAAAGGAGATGAAGATAATTTATAAAGTTACTAACCAGAAAACAAATCAAGTATACATTGGAGCTACAACGAGATCTATTGAAGAGAGAAAAATAGACCATGAGAAAAAATCCCAGAAAAAATCTGGCTTTTATTTTCACGAGGCAATTGCAACTCATGGAGCTGATGCATTTAAATGGGAACAAATAGACACCGCTTCAAGTAATGATGAGCTGGCTTCCAAAGAAATAAGATACATTTTAGAGAACAACTCTCTTGAAAGTGGGTATAACTCTGACCGAGGCGGAGGTCTAAAGAAAACCGTCTATAAATACAATTTGGACGGCTCATTAAATTCAACATTTGAAGATTTGACTTCAGCAGGTAAAAGTATTAATGTTAGAAAACAAGCTATTAGCAGAGCTTGTTGGAATGTTAATCAGACTTTAGGAGGGTATCTTTGGAGCTATGAATATAAAGAGCCATTCATTCCCGATCCTGATAACAGGAAGAAACAAGTCATTCAATATTCTTTAGATGGTAAAGTTTTAGCTTGCTACGAGTCAGCATCAGAAGCATCGAGGAAGACAGGAATATCCAAAACTTGCATTACTAGATGTTGTCGTGGAGAAAGTGAACAAAGTAGAGGATTTCTTTGGAGATACTCTTAA
- a CDS encoding primase-helicase family protein: MSRFLSKYLESIGKIDILDLFVQGVSAYLSKKKYAFLPKINWISDKDPKDAACFYFQNTVVRVTKDKLELIPYSALNHKIWKNRILDRDFNDVPRGNGQFEDFCYKLSKENPERFKAFKTAIGYLLHRHNDESIVKAIILLDENATIGGQTNGGTGKSLIFKALSHFVETVLIDGKNMKQDSRFNNQRISHTSDIVNFDDINHKFSLESIYSMTTSGIVIEKKGKDECVLKSEDSPKIMITSNQPVKGPGGSSDIRRRCEFEVPNYFSDTWTPKDEYGKLFFSQWDDIEWNMFDCFMIECVQLFLKEGLLEAKPLKLKVNKLIQLTSPEFHNFISKDAITIGKWIDKNEFLQQFTDAYPKLEDVKSNSLTRWMKKYCEENDLEYTDKKTGEKFEFKLTKRSETGNEKGDEDNL, encoded by the coding sequence TTGTCCCGTTTTCTTAGCAAGTACCTAGAATCTATAGGCAAAATAGATATACTAGACCTTTTTGTACAAGGAGTAAGTGCTTATTTAAGTAAAAAGAAGTACGCATTTCTACCTAAAATAAATTGGATTAGCGACAAGGATCCTAAAGATGCCGCATGCTTTTATTTTCAGAATACGGTTGTCCGTGTAACTAAGGACAAATTAGAGTTAATTCCTTATAGTGCGCTTAATCACAAAATATGGAAAAACCGTATCCTTGATAGAGATTTCAACGACGTGCCAAGAGGAAATGGACAATTTGAAGACTTTTGTTATAAATTATCAAAAGAGAATCCTGAAAGATTTAAGGCGTTTAAAACTGCTATTGGTTATCTCTTACATAGACATAATGATGAAAGTATTGTTAAAGCAATTATTCTATTGGATGAAAATGCAACCATTGGAGGACAAACGAATGGAGGGACTGGAAAAAGTTTAATTTTCAAAGCATTATCGCATTTTGTAGAGACAGTTCTAATTGATGGAAAAAATATGAAACAAGATTCGAGATTTAACAATCAAAGAATTAGCCACACATCTGATATTGTAAATTTTGACGATATAAATCACAAATTTTCGTTGGAATCAATCTATTCTATGACTACATCTGGAATTGTGATTGAAAAAAAAGGAAAAGACGAATGTGTACTAAAATCTGAGGATTCCCCTAAAATAATGATAACTTCAAACCAACCTGTTAAAGGCCCAGGAGGAAGTTCCGATATAAGGAGAAGATGTGAGTTTGAAGTTCCAAATTATTTTTCAGATACATGGACTCCCAAAGATGAATATGGAAAATTATTTTTTAGCCAATGGGACGATATTGAATGGAATATGTTTGATTGCTTCATGATAGAATGTGTGCAATTATTCTTAAAAGAGGGGCTTTTGGAAGCCAAACCTTTAAAACTGAAAGTCAACAAGTTGATACAATTGACTTCTCCTGAATTCCATAATTTCATTTCAAAAGATGCAATAACTATCGGGAAATGGATTGATAAGAACGAATTTTTACAACAATTTACAGATGCATATCCAAAATTGGAGGATGTAAAATCGAACTCCTTGACCAGATGGATGAAAAAATATTGTGAGGAGAATGATTTAGAATATACTGACAAAAAAACAGGTGAAAAATTCGAATTCAAATTAACCAAAAGAAGTGAAACCGGTAATGAAAAAGGAGATGAAGATAATTTATAA
- a CDS encoding IS1182 family transposase — translation MQHIQGISRNQLRISSLEDAISSDNQVRFIDAFVNTISILRLGFSLQTLKKEGRPSYQTPVFLKIYLYGYLNGIRSSRKLEKECFRNLEMQWLLEGICPNYHSISDFRKNNPVALKNLFKLFVCFLKDIDLIGAETIAIDGTKSRAHNSKKANFNQKKIDKHLEYIENKTQEYLTALQENDVQENPVIIQNIQEKIERLKGNKLRYELLEEKLKASGEPQISTTDSDARALLVQGQVVEISFNIQAAVDAKHNLVVATHTINRNDRNALSAIALEAKENLGIATYSALVDKGYHNGKQIEICQQANITTIVAQPNQGKSNENGTQPDYLVANFQYDKNTDTYTCPQGETLHTTGNWHKKSSSKDGYNFKKYRTSKCKECAVKHLCTSRSGGREIDRGQYADAVEENNKRYRENPQLYRKRQEINEHIFGTIKRQWGYNHTNLTGLEKVNGEHSLIMLVYNIKRSINILGVPDLIAKLHKWNSPYKAKVLFLLKTEHLKLKLDFVFCHTKLIA, via the coding sequence ATGCAACATATTCAAGGAATTTCACGTAATCAGCTGCGCATTTCTAGTTTAGAAGACGCAATTTCCAGCGACAATCAAGTTCGCTTTATCGATGCTTTTGTAAATACCATCTCCATTTTAAGACTTGGATTTAGTCTGCAAACCCTTAAAAAAGAAGGACGCCCGAGTTACCAAACGCCGGTATTTTTAAAAATCTATTTGTATGGCTATCTTAATGGAATAAGAAGTAGTCGGAAATTAGAAAAAGAATGTTTTAGAAACCTAGAGATGCAATGGCTTTTAGAGGGGATTTGTCCGAACTACCATAGCATTTCTGATTTCAGAAAAAACAATCCTGTAGCCCTAAAGAACTTATTCAAACTCTTTGTTTGCTTCTTGAAAGATATCGATTTGATAGGAGCAGAAACCATCGCGATTGATGGTACAAAAAGCCGGGCGCATAATAGTAAGAAAGCGAATTTCAATCAAAAGAAAATCGATAAACACCTAGAATATATCGAGAATAAAACCCAAGAGTACCTGACTGCATTACAGGAAAATGATGTACAAGAAAATCCTGTTATAATTCAAAATATCCAAGAAAAAATAGAACGCTTAAAAGGGAATAAACTGCGATATGAACTCTTGGAAGAAAAACTAAAGGCCAGCGGCGAACCGCAAATAAGTACTACCGATAGTGATGCTAGGGCTTTATTAGTACAAGGACAAGTAGTTGAGATATCGTTTAATATCCAAGCTGCCGTGGATGCTAAGCACAATCTGGTAGTAGCCACGCACACGATCAACCGTAACGACAGGAATGCCTTGTCAGCAATAGCTTTGGAAGCCAAAGAGAATCTAGGGATTGCAACGTACAGCGCTTTGGTGGACAAAGGCTATCACAACGGAAAACAAATCGAGATCTGTCAGCAAGCTAATATTACGACCATTGTAGCCCAGCCCAATCAAGGGAAAAGCAACGAAAACGGCACCCAGCCGGATTATTTGGTAGCCAATTTTCAATATGATAAAAATACCGATACCTATACTTGTCCACAAGGCGAAACATTGCATACCACAGGGAATTGGCACAAGAAAAGCAGTTCAAAAGACGGATATAATTTTAAAAAATACCGAACGTCAAAATGCAAAGAATGCGCGGTGAAACATCTTTGTACGAGTCGGTCAGGAGGCCGAGAAATTGATCGAGGTCAATATGCTGATGCTGTAGAAGAAAACAACAAACGCTATCGAGAGAATCCCCAATTGTATCGCAAGCGACAAGAGATTAACGAGCACATCTTTGGGACCATCAAGCGACAATGGGGTTACAACCACACCAACTTAACGGGACTAGAAAAAGTAAATGGAGAACACAGCCTGATTATGCTGGTGTATAACATCAAGCGGAGCATCAATATACTGGGCGTTCCTGATTTGATAGCCAAACTCCACAAATGGAACTCACCCTACAAGGCAAAAGTCTTGTTTTTGCTAAAAACGGAGCATTTAAAGCTGAAATTAGACTTTGTTTTCTGCCACACTAAATTGATAGCGTAA
- a CDS encoding DUF3871 family protein gives MELVLNSSINEHLVDDNEIINKPSSSFIEANTEIVSLEHLEKDCIIPVFSKDNESTISHFQFVDKCQQIIQKLLPGVLQKTPDIRVSHVVKGRIPSAIGKPAKDLEEHEKTIYYERCAFIIDLPSTKQIINGNELTLSIGGVRAYNQENLYSKKSMEKFKVFIGFKNKVCTNLCISTDGFSNEIRISSIYELEDKMIELFSNYKRDNHLKMMERMIEYKLSETQFAHLIGKFRMFTHLDKHTQKSIFPISLNDSQINNIVKDYYQCPNFSRSQDGSISFWNLYNLFTEANKSSYIDNNLERNVNAYELINDLGKSIQNNIPNWFLHY, from the coding sequence ATGGAATTAGTACTTAATAGTAGCATCAACGAGCATCTAGTAGATGACAACGAGATAATAAACAAACCATCAAGTAGTTTTATTGAAGCCAATACTGAAATAGTGAGCTTAGAGCATCTGGAAAAAGATTGTATAATCCCTGTATTCTCAAAGGATAACGAGTCAACAATTAGTCATTTTCAGTTTGTAGATAAATGCCAACAAATAATTCAAAAATTACTGCCTGGGGTACTTCAGAAAACACCTGATATTAGAGTAAGCCACGTAGTAAAAGGAAGAATTCCATCAGCAATTGGAAAACCTGCAAAAGATCTTGAAGAACACGAAAAAACCATTTATTACGAACGATGTGCCTTCATTATAGACTTACCCTCGACAAAGCAAATTATTAATGGAAATGAGCTTACATTGAGTATTGGCGGAGTGCGAGCCTATAATCAGGAGAACCTTTATTCCAAGAAATCAATGGAAAAATTCAAAGTCTTTATTGGTTTCAAAAATAAGGTGTGTACCAACTTGTGTATTAGTACAGATGGATTTTCCAATGAAATAAGGATATCTTCCATTTATGAACTAGAAGACAAAATGATTGAGCTATTCTCTAATTACAAGAGAGATAATCACCTTAAAATGATGGAAAGGATGATTGAATACAAGTTGTCTGAAACGCAATTTGCACACTTAATTGGAAAATTCAGAATGTTTACGCACTTAGACAAGCACACACAGAAGTCAATCTTCCCAATTTCATTGAATGACAGTCAGATAAACAATATTGTGAAAGACTATTACCAGTGTCCAAACTTCTCAAGAAGTCAGGATGGTTCGATAAGTTTCTGGAATCTGTATAACTTATTTACGGAAGCCAACAAATCCTCTTACATCGATAATAACCTAGAACGTAATGTCAACGCATACGAACTAATCAACGACCTAGGTAAATCGATCCAAAATAACATTCCCAATTGGTTCCTACATTATTAA
- a CDS encoding AAA family ATPase, which produces MKLQKAQRNQVKLRLGLSGASGFGKSYSALLLAYGITNDWTKIAIIDTENNSASLYSHLGDFNVLSLNEPYAPERYIQAIEVCEKEEIEVVIIDSITHEWSGKGGCLELHEQLGGRFQDWAKITPRHQAFIDKILNSNCHVITTVRRKTDYSLDKDGNGKTKVMKLGTKEITRDGFEYELTVNFELINDNHLVTASKDRTGLFSGKPEFIINSSTGKKLIEWCNLGISVEIAMSEINACENLEGLKHVYSKYPSLQKQIHNAIMNRKNQIENIASHLVDEKEIVKPLIEENHGIST; this is translated from the coding sequence ATGAAATTACAAAAAGCACAAAGAAACCAAGTGAAATTAAGACTGGGTTTAAGCGGAGCAAGTGGCTTTGGTAAGTCTTATTCAGCATTACTATTAGCTTACGGAATCACTAACGATTGGACTAAAATAGCTATAATCGATACAGAAAACAACAGTGCCAGTCTCTACTCTCATTTAGGAGATTTTAACGTATTGTCGTTGAATGAGCCATACGCTCCAGAGCGTTATATTCAAGCCATTGAGGTTTGCGAGAAAGAAGAAATTGAAGTAGTTATAATTGACAGCATTACACACGAATGGTCTGGAAAAGGAGGTTGCTTGGAACTACATGAACAACTTGGAGGAAGATTCCAAGATTGGGCTAAAATAACTCCGCGTCATCAAGCCTTTATCGATAAAATTCTTAATTCAAACTGCCATGTAATTACTACTGTACGACGCAAAACGGATTACAGTCTTGATAAAGATGGAAATGGTAAGACTAAAGTAATGAAGCTAGGAACTAAGGAAATTACAAGAGACGGTTTTGAATATGAGCTGACAGTCAATTTTGAGCTTATAAATGACAATCATCTTGTTACCGCTTCTAAAGATAGAACTGGTTTGTTCTCTGGGAAACCCGAATTCATTATTAATTCATCCACAGGAAAGAAGCTTATTGAATGGTGTAATCTGGGGATTTCAGTTGAAATAGCGATGTCTGAAATCAATGCTTGTGAGAATCTTGAGGGATTGAAGCATGTGTATTCAAAATATCCTTCGCTTCAAAAGCAGATTCACAATGCCATTATGAACAGAAAAAACCAGATAGAAAACATCGCTAGTCACCTAGTCGATGAAAAAGAAATTGTAAAACCATTAATTGAAGAGAACCATGGAATTAGTACTTAA
- a CDS encoding DUF4339 domain-containing protein encodes MKEYYYLTGKDQNGPFTIEELMSKGLAQETLVWSEGMGTWEKLEYIPDVIHYLNPKSITPPVPSYIIEEINNTETSEQLKEKAERTSDSIKPMTWLILWCAFHLFALLMSTSKIDPFNNLRGESRSDKFWPFVEFVEEDARFIPDDPFYYSSSRSNESGNNTIPGRSEDDFNGIFAQYDWTEFAFYVGGALILFLLVRTRKV; translated from the coding sequence ATGAAAGAATATTATTATCTAACTGGAAAAGATCAAAATGGTCCTTTTACAATTGAAGAACTTATGTCTAAAGGACTGGCACAAGAAACATTGGTTTGGTCTGAAGGAATGGGAACTTGGGAAAAACTAGAATATATTCCAGATGTAATTCACTATTTAAATCCTAAATCAATAACACCTCCAGTACCGTCCTACATTATAGAAGAAATAAACAATACAGAAACTTCAGAACAATTAAAAGAAAAAGCAGAAAGAACATCAGACTCAATCAAACCAATGACGTGGTTGATTCTTTGGTGTGCATTTCACCTTTTTGCTTTATTAATGTCTACAAGTAAAATAGATCCTTTCAATAACCTTAGGGGAGAATCTAGAAGCGACAAGTTTTGGCCTTTTGTAGAGTTCGTCGAAGAAGATGCACGTTTTATTCCTGACGATCCTTTCTATTATTCCTCTTCCAGAAGCAATGAATCAGGAAATAACACAATTCCAGGAAGATCGGAAGACGATTTTAACGGAATTTTTGCTCAATACGATTGGACAGAATTTGCTTTCTATGTAGGTGGAGCTCTAATATTATTCTTGCTTGTAAGAACTAGAAAAGTCTAA